The Mycolicibacterium insubricum DNA segment GCGCCCTCGCCCGGACAGATGGCGCGCTCGATGGTGTCGACGTCCTCGCGGCTCATCAGCCCGCGGGCGCACGCGCCGACCGCCTCGAACGCGTCGATGATGGTGACGTCCTTCTCGGTGCCGTCACTGAGCTTGGCGCGCCCCGGCAGGATCGAACCGGCGTAGAGGAACACCGCCGCCAGGTCTAGGCGGGCGGCCGCCATCAGCATGCCGGGCAGCGACTTGTCGCAGCCGGCCAGCAGCACCGAACCGTCAAGGCGCTCCGCCTGCATGACGGTCTCCACCGAGTCGGCGATGATCTCCCGGCTGACCAGGGAGAAGTGCATGCCCTCGTGGCCCATAGAGATGCCGTCGGACACCGAGATGGTGCCGAACTCCATCGGGAAGCCGCCGGCCTCGAACACGCCCTCCTTGACGGCCTTGGCGAGGCGGTCCAGCGACAGGTTGCACGGGGTGATCTCGTTCCACGACGACGCCACGCCGATCTGCGGTTTGGCGAAGTCCTCGTCGCCCATTCCCACCGCCCGGAGCATGCCGCGGGCGGCGGCCTTCTCCAGTCCGTCGGTGACATCGCGGCTGCGGGGTTTCATGTCGGGAGCTGCGGGCTGAGCAGGCTGTTCGGGCATCGGTTCAGTATGCCAAAAACACGTTTTCTGATACCCCATGGGGGTATCAGGTAGGGTGGGGGCATGAGAAACGCCCCGCGCCCTCTGGCAACCCGGATCACTGCGCTGGCCGGCGGCGCCGCGCTCGCCGTCGCGCTCAGCGCCTGCGGCGGTTCCGCCAAGGAACCCGCCGCCGGTCACGACGGCCACGAACACGATCACTCCGCAACGTCGGTGACCAGCAGTACGACGGCGGCGTCGCCGTTCAATTCCGCCGACGTCAACTTCGTGACCATGATGATCCCGCACCATGCCCAGGCCATCGAACTGGCCGGACTGGTCGACGGGCGCAGCGCCAACGCCGAGTTGATCACGCTGGCAGGCAACGTCAAGAACGCGCAGCAGCCCGAGAT contains these protein-coding regions:
- a CDS encoding DUF305 domain-containing protein, with amino-acid sequence MRNAPRPLATRITALAGGAALAVALSACGGSAKEPAAGHDGHEHDHSATSVTSSTTAASPFNSADVNFVTMMIPHHAQAIELAGLVDGRSANAELITLAGNVKNAQQPEIDTMKSMLRSWGYADDQADGNGHGGHGTGMAGMVDDATMAKLKTLSGTDFDTLWLQSMIGHHEGAIEMARAEIGETGGGINPPAKQLAQSIITTQQAEIDQMKGMLGHG